A stretch of Neisseria subflava DNA encodes these proteins:
- the kdsB gene encoding 3-deoxy-manno-octulosonate cytidylyltransferase — protein MTEFVVLIPARLDSSRLPGKALADIHGKPMVVRVAEQAAKSKAARVVVATDHPDIQTACQAHGVEVVMTSNQHESGTTRLAEAANTLKLPQHLIVVNVQGDEPLIDPELINRTAEVLVENNVQMATAAHELHDFDEFMNPNVVKVVLDKNRNAIYFSRAPIPYPRDVMRAEKRELPSETAVLRHIGIYAYRAGFLQRYSEMDVSPLETIESLEQLRVLWHGYPIAVEITQEAPAAGVDTQEDLDRVRVAFKA, from the coding sequence ATGACCGAATTTGTCGTATTGATTCCGGCGCGGTTGGATTCTTCACGTCTGCCGGGTAAGGCTTTGGCCGATATTCACGGTAAACCAATGGTTGTACGCGTTGCCGAGCAGGCAGCGAAAAGCAAGGCTGCGCGTGTTGTCGTTGCCACCGACCATCCCGATATTCAGACGGCCTGTCAGGCGCATGGTGTCGAAGTGGTCATGACTTCCAATCAACACGAAAGCGGTACAACGCGCCTTGCCGAAGCGGCCAATACGCTGAAACTGCCGCAACATCTGATTGTTGTGAACGTACAAGGCGACGAGCCTTTAATTGATCCCGAACTTATCAACCGTACAGCCGAAGTTTTGGTTGAAAACAATGTGCAAATGGCGACCGCCGCCCATGAATTGCACGATTTTGACGAGTTTATGAATCCCAACGTCGTCAAAGTCGTCCTTGATAAAAACCGCAACGCCATCTATTTCAGCCGCGCCCCGATTCCTTATCCGCGCGATGTGATGCGTGCCGAAAAACGCGAATTGCCTTCCGAAACAGCCGTTTTGCGCCACATCGGCATTTATGCCTATCGTGCAGGCTTCCTGCAACGCTATTCGGAAATGGATGTTTCACCTTTGGAAACCATCGAATCGCTGGAACAGTTGCGCGTCCTGTGGCACGGTTATCCGATTGCTGTTGAAATCACCCAAGAAGCGCCTGCTGCAGGTGTGGATACGCAGGAAGATTTGGACAGAGTACGTGTTGCGTTTAAAGCTTAA
- a CDS encoding sulfite exporter TauE/SafE family protein, translated as MWSLDIILALLAVGSAAGFIAGLFGVGGGTLIVPVVLWALQLQGIGGHPYAQHLAIGTSFAVMVFTTFSSMYAQHKKHAIDWATVRRMTPGMIFGVLLGAVTAKYMPTLALQVFFIAFLAFIALKTLRDSKPTPSRTLPALPGLTAAGTLFGAASSWVGIGGGSLSVPFLLYCNFPAHRAIGTSSGLAWPIAVAGTIGYFANGLPIANLPEGAAGFIYLPAVAILSIATILFAPLGVKTAHKLPARKLKIAFGIMLLLIAAKMTWNLIH; from the coding sequence ATGTGGTCTTTGGACATCATCCTTGCACTGCTCGCCGTCGGCAGCGCGGCGGGCTTTATTGCCGGACTATTCGGCGTAGGCGGCGGCACGTTAATTGTTCCTGTTGTCTTATGGGCGTTGCAGCTGCAAGGCATAGGCGGCCACCCCTATGCCCAGCATCTAGCCATTGGCACTTCATTTGCCGTCATGGTATTTACCACCTTCTCTAGTATGTACGCCCAACATAAAAAACACGCCATCGATTGGGCAACCGTCCGCCGGATGACACCGGGCATGATATTCGGCGTCCTCCTCGGCGCAGTAACGGCAAAATATATGCCGACGCTGGCTTTGCAGGTTTTCTTTATTGCATTTCTTGCCTTTATCGCACTCAAAACCCTACGCGATTCCAAACCCACGCCTTCACGCACCCTGCCCGCCCTCCCCGGCCTGACAGCTGCAGGCACGCTTTTTGGTGCGGCTTCGAGCTGGGTCGGTATCGGCGGCGGTTCGCTATCCGTTCCATTCCTACTGTATTGCAACTTTCCGGCGCACCGCGCCATCGGCACATCTTCAGGTCTGGCATGGCCGATTGCAGTTGCCGGCACCATCGGCTATTTTGCCAACGGTTTGCCTATTGCCAACCTGCCTGAAGGCGCGGCAGGCTTTATTTATCTTCCGGCCGTAGCCATTTTGAGCATTGCCACCATCCTCTTTGCCCCACTCGGCGTTAAAACGGCGCACAAGCTGCCCGCCCGAAAACTCAAAATCGCCTTCGGCATCATGTTGCTGCTGATTGCCGCCAAAATGACTTGGAATTTGATTCATTAA
- the pyrF gene encoding orotidine-5'-phosphate decarboxylase — MNPLISDFQTQQQRTPVIVALDFANEKDTLGFVRNLDPTLCQIKIGKELFTATGRNLAESLINQGFKLFLDLKYHDIPHTVAQACKVAADMGVWMVDMHASGGRRMMEAAAEAVAGYQTKPLLIGVTVLTSMEQSDLAEIGLNIAPEEQVIRLAKLTQSSGLDGVVCSAQEAAPLRRELGQDFVLVTPGIRLDVAGNNDDQRRIMTPAEALAAGSTYLVMGRPVTKAADPVAVLREVNRVANA; from the coding sequence ATGAATCCCTTGATCTCCGACTTCCAAACTCAGCAACAACGCACCCCCGTTATCGTCGCCCTCGATTTTGCCAACGAAAAAGATACGCTCGGATTTGTCCGCAATCTTGACCCGACACTGTGTCAAATCAAAATCGGCAAAGAGCTGTTTACCGCAACCGGCCGTAATTTGGCAGAAAGCTTAATCAATCAAGGTTTCAAACTTTTCCTCGATTTGAAATACCACGATATTCCCCACACAGTTGCTCAAGCCTGTAAAGTTGCCGCCGATATGGGCGTTTGGATGGTCGATATGCACGCCTCCGGTGGCCGCCGTATGATGGAAGCCGCAGCAGAAGCCGTTGCCGGATATCAAACCAAGCCGCTTTTGATCGGCGTAACCGTGTTAACCAGTATGGAACAAAGCGACTTGGCAGAAATCGGTTTGAATATCGCTCCCGAAGAGCAAGTCATCCGCTTGGCAAAACTGACGCAAAGTTCAGGCTTGGACGGCGTGGTCTGTTCCGCCCAAGAAGCCGCGCCGCTGCGCCGTGAATTGGGACAGGATTTTGTCTTGGTCACACCGGGCATCCGCTTGGACGTTGCGGGCAACAACGACGACCAACGCCGCATCATGACACCAGCCGAAGCATTGGCTGCCGGCTCAACCTATTTGGTCATGGGCCGTCCGGTAACCAAAGCTGCAGATCCGGTAGCCGTATTGCGTGAAGTCAATCGGGTGGCAAACGCTTAA
- a CDS encoding 3-deoxy-manno-octulosonate cytidylyltransferase, with protein MNDFRHLSREEQKLLADVEKLVRDDEQEFNYDMLKIEAPEQASGEFWFRMAEMLSTLPPNQSLDLRMNGGRLTVAVSILSVLLQDNPDIPQLWAQKIIALNYLAHGHQTRAIGLAQQPDKAAEANEEEYLAKALSQNLLSTLKDAIERFPEDSWFIEMRDDAWKHFGPKEAV; from the coding sequence ATGAATGATTTCCGCCATTTGAGCCGTGAAGAACAAAAATTGCTTGCCGACGTGGAGAAGCTGGTAAGAGATGACGAACAAGAATTCAACTATGACATGCTGAAAATAGAGGCGCCGGAGCAGGCCAGCGGCGAGTTTTGGTTCCGCATGGCAGAAATGCTCAGCACTTTGCCGCCCAACCAGTCGTTGGACTTGCGTATGAACGGCGGACGCTTGACCGTTGCCGTATCGATTTTGTCGGTATTGCTGCAAGACAATCCCGATATTCCGCAGCTTTGGGCACAAAAAATCATTGCGCTCAACTATTTGGCTCATGGCCATCAAACCCGTGCAATCGGTCTGGCGCAGCAGCCTGACAAAGCGGCCGAAGCCAATGAGGAAGAATATTTGGCGAAAGCCTTATCGCAAAACTTGCTTTCCACTTTGAAAGACGCGATAGAGCGATTCCCCGAAGACTCATGGTTTATCGAAATGCGCGACGATGCATGGAAGCATTTCGGCCCGAAAGAGGCCGTCTGA
- the xseA gene encoding exodeoxyribonuclease VII large subunit — MSELFAPSSISVSELNALAKALLEDHLAGLWIAGEVSNLTRAASGHYYFSLKDSRAQVRCAMFKGAAMRLAKPLKEGDHIEVSGKISIYEARGEFQITVNEVRLKGLGQLYEAYERLKAQLQAEGAFSAERKKPLPARPQCIGIVTSLAAAALRDVVTTLNRRAPEIPVIVYPTPVQGTGSELQIAQAIKTASQRAECDVLIVCRGGGSIEDLWAFNEEPVVRAIEACAIPVVSGVGHETDFTLADFVADVRAPTPTGAAELVSPNRQESLHRLAQAQGRLKTVLEQRYFDASQKLDWLARQIRHPRQKLDEQRASISKLAQTLSYSMTQNVRAHTARFERQTQTLKHCRPDVSVYTQNIDRFQTTLSHSFRQLLVHRRQSLTAQAALLEAVSPQHILERGFSVVKNTRGQVIRNADTLKQGQKLHITFADGETDVRVTKEQAQGELFD; from the coding sequence ATGTCCGAACTTTTCGCACCCTCATCCATTTCCGTATCCGAGCTCAACGCCCTCGCCAAAGCCTTGCTGGAAGACCATCTCGCAGGCTTGTGGATTGCCGGCGAAGTATCCAACCTGACCCGTGCCGCCAGCGGACATTATTATTTCTCGCTTAAAGACAGCCGTGCGCAGGTGCGTTGCGCGATGTTTAAGGGCGCGGCTATGCGCTTGGCGAAGCCTTTGAAAGAAGGCGACCATATCGAAGTATCAGGAAAAATCAGCATTTATGAAGCGCGTGGAGAATTTCAGATTACCGTAAACGAAGTACGGCTCAAAGGTTTGGGGCAGCTTTACGAAGCCTATGAACGATTGAAAGCGCAGTTGCAGGCGGAAGGCGCGTTTTCAGCGGAACGCAAAAAACCGTTGCCTGCCCGTCCGCAATGTATCGGCATCGTCACCAGCCTGGCGGCGGCGGCTTTGCGCGATGTCGTGACCACCTTAAACCGCCGCGCGCCCGAAATCCCCGTTATCGTTTATCCGACGCCCGTACAAGGCACAGGCAGCGAGTTGCAAATTGCCCAAGCGATTAAAACCGCTTCGCAACGCGCCGAATGTGATGTACTGATTGTCTGTCGCGGCGGCGGTAGCATTGAAGACTTGTGGGCGTTTAATGAAGAGCCGGTTGTACGCGCCATCGAAGCCTGCGCGATTCCCGTCGTCAGCGGCGTAGGCCACGAAACCGATTTCACGCTCGCCGATTTTGTTGCCGACGTGCGCGCACCGACACCAACCGGCGCGGCAGAGCTGGTCAGCCCCAACCGCCAAGAATCGCTACACCGCCTCGCCCAAGCGCAAGGCCGTCTGAAAACCGTTTTGGAACAACGCTATTTCGATGCCAGCCAAAAACTCGACTGGCTGGCGCGGCAAATCCGTCATCCGCGCCAAAAACTTGACGAGCAGCGTGCCTCAATCAGCAAGCTGGCGCAAACGCTGTCTTACTCGATGACGCAAAACGTCCGCGCCCACACCGCCCGTTTTGAACGCCAAACCCAAACCCTGAAACATTGCCGCCCTGATGTTTCCGTTTACACACAAAATATCGACCGCTTTCAGACGACCTTGTCGCATTCCTTCCGCCAGCTGCTTGTCCACCGCCGTCAAAGCCTGACCGCCCAAGCCGCATTACTCGAAGCCGTATCGCCTCAGCATATTTTGGAGCGTGGTTTTTCGGTCGTCAAAAACACACGCGGACAAGTCATCCGCAATGCTGATACATTGAAACAAGGGCAGAAACTACACATCACTTTTGCCGACGGCGAAACCGACGTACGCGTGACCAAAGAGCAGGCGCAGGGCGAGTTGTTTGACTGA
- the lpxK gene encoding tetraacyldisaccharide 4'-kinase — MPKLHQIIERHWQSPNPFLSLLLKPLSKLFAKIAVKRRDDFVSGRLKSEKLPVPVVVVGNIHAGGTGKTPIVAALVSGLQEKGVKVGIISRGYGRKSKAVHVLNTASSAADAGDEPLLLFRQTGAPTAVGSSRAEAGRALLAAYPELELIVADDGLQHYALQRDMEIAVFPAADTGRTNLDLLPNGSLREPLSRLASVDAVVVSGWQADTAFRPSENMFASHIETGQIYRLNRPSEKLDLAGLGNQTVAAVAGIAKPERFFNTLQKMNIALKQTVALPDHADITAADLPDADVVIITEKDAVKFSDGHGLNHVWVLPVYAIIEPNLAAFVSANVSI, encoded by the coding sequence ATGCCCAAACTCCACCAAATTATCGAACGCCATTGGCAATCCCCCAATCCGTTTCTGTCTTTACTATTAAAACCACTGTCCAAGCTGTTTGCTAAAATTGCGGTGAAACGGCGCGATGATTTTGTTTCAGGCCGTCTGAAAAGCGAAAAATTGCCTGTGCCTGTGGTGGTGGTCGGCAATATCCATGCAGGCGGAACAGGGAAAACGCCGATAGTCGCCGCGCTGGTGTCGGGTTTGCAGGAAAAGGGCGTTAAGGTCGGCATCATCAGCCGAGGTTATGGGCGCAAGAGTAAGGCGGTTCATGTATTGAATACAGCCAGCAGCGCGGCAGATGCAGGCGACGAGCCTTTATTGCTGTTTCGCCAAACTGGCGCGCCGACGGCGGTGGGCAGCAGCCGTGCAGAAGCAGGCAGGGCATTGCTTGCGGCGTATCCGGAGCTTGAATTGATTGTGGCCGACGACGGCTTGCAACATTATGCCTTGCAACGCGATATGGAAATTGCCGTATTCCCGGCGGCAGATACAGGACGTACCAATTTGGATTTACTGCCCAACGGCAGCTTGCGCGAACCTTTGTCTCGATTGGCTTCCGTTGATGCGGTCGTCGTCAGCGGGTGGCAAGCAGATACGGCATTCAGGCCGTCTGAAAATATGTTTGCCAGCCATATTGAAACAGGGCAGATTTACCGTTTGAACAGGCCGTCTGAAAAATTGGATTTGGCGGGCTTAGGAAATCAAACCGTCGCCGCCGTCGCCGGTATCGCTAAGCCGGAGCGTTTTTTCAATACGTTGCAAAAGATGAATATCGCTTTAAAACAAACCGTTGCCTTGCCTGATCATGCAGATATTACGGCAGCGGATTTGCCGGACGCAGATGTAGTGATTATCACGGAAAAGGATGCGGTCAAATTTTCAGACGGCCACGGCCTGAATCATGTGTGGGTCTTGCCTGTTTATGCGATAATTGAGCCGAACTTGGCGGCGTTTGTATCCGCGAATGTTTCAATCTAA
- the adk gene encoding adenylate kinase: protein MKVLLLGAPGAGKGTQAQFITAAFGIPQISTGDMLRAAIKAGTPLGLEAKKIIDEGGLVRDDIIIGMVKERIAQDDCKNGFLFDGFPRTLAQAEAMVEAGVDLDAVVEIDVPDSVIVDRMSGRRVHLASGRTYHVTYNPPKVEGKDDVTGEDLIQRDDDKEETVKKRLAVYHEQTEVLVDFYSKLEGEHAPKYIKVDGTQAVEAVKAEVLKGLGK, encoded by the coding sequence ATGAAAGTATTATTGTTGGGCGCACCAGGCGCCGGCAAAGGCACACAGGCTCAATTCATCACTGCTGCATTCGGCATTCCTCAAATCTCTACCGGCGACATGCTCCGCGCTGCCATCAAAGCAGGCACTCCGCTGGGTTTGGAAGCAAAAAAAATCATTGATGAAGGCGGTTTGGTACGCGACGACATCATTATCGGCATGGTTAAAGAGCGCATTGCCCAAGACGACTGCAAAAACGGTTTCCTGTTTGACGGTTTCCCACGCACATTGGCACAAGCCGAAGCCATGGTTGAAGCCGGTGTGGATTTAGATGCCGTGGTTGAAATAGATGTACCTGACAGCGTGATTGTCGACCGCATGAGCGGCCGCCGTGTGCATTTGGCTTCCGGCCGTACCTACCACGTTACCTACAATCCACCTAAAGTCGAAGGCAAAGACGACGTAACCGGCGAAGATTTGATTCAACGCGACGATGACAAAGAAGAAACCGTGAAAAAACGCCTTGCCGTTTACCACGAGCAAACCGAAGTTTTGGTTGATTTTTACAGCAAACTGGAAGGCGAACACGCGCCGAAATACATCAAAGTCGACGGCACCCAAGCAGTAGAAGCTGTAAAAGCCGAAGTACTGAAAGGTTTGGGCAAATAA
- a CDS encoding NAD(P)H-binding protein: MKAIVIGATGATGKSLLPLLAASSEVESIDCFGRRHPDFTHQKLNSHQIDFTQPNIWHEEVQGDVLFACLGTTLKAAGSKEAQWAIDYEANLEFAKAARQNGVNTLVLVSASGANSASRLFYQRMKGELEQALIALNFPCLIIFRPPLLIRPNSDRLGEKIAERILYGFNRIGMLKSQRPLAVEKLAQAMLKAALLSSHEQALYSKNHMQVYEPQDIFRLLDQ, translated from the coding sequence ATGAAGGCGATTGTAATTGGTGCGACAGGCGCAACAGGAAAATCCTTGTTGCCTCTGCTTGCAGCCAGTTCAGAGGTTGAGTCTATCGACTGTTTTGGTCGCAGACATCCTGATTTTACCCACCAAAAGCTAAATAGCCATCAAATTGATTTTACTCAGCCTAATATTTGGCACGAAGAAGTGCAGGGCGATGTATTGTTTGCCTGCTTGGGAACTACCTTGAAAGCGGCTGGCAGTAAAGAAGCGCAATGGGCTATCGATTATGAAGCGAATCTTGAATTTGCCAAAGCAGCCAGACAAAACGGCGTGAATACTTTGGTTTTGGTTTCCGCTTCCGGTGCAAATTCTGCTTCGCGCCTGTTTTATCAAAGGATGAAAGGCGAATTGGAGCAGGCATTAATTGCTTTGAACTTTCCGTGCCTCATCATTTTCCGTCCACCATTGCTGATTCGTCCGAATAGCGACCGATTGGGTGAGAAAATTGCCGAACGGATTTTGTATGGATTCAACCGCATCGGCATGCTGAAAAGCCAACGTCCGCTTGCTGTCGAAAAATTGGCACAAGCCATGCTGAAAGCAGCGTTGTTGTCATCTCATGAACAGGCGTTGTACTCGAAAAACCATATGCAGGTATATGAGCCTCAAGATATTTTTAGGCTGTTAGATCAATAA
- the pssA gene encoding CDP-diacylglycerol--serine O-phosphatidyltransferase has protein sequence MDNSQNTENPIPPRNSIRKNSIYLLPNSFTIAALFCAFFAITQSMHGRYETAAIAVFLSMLLDGMDGRVARLTNSQSAFGEQLDSLADMVSFGVAPALIAYKWQLWQFGKIGYSVAFIYCACAALRLALFNTLIGKVDKRWFIGVPSPTAAALIVGLIWVNHSFERFPGVHWWALGITLFAGISMIVQIPFWSFKEINIRRQVPFMGMVLAVLVLLLINWKPSLVLFLFFLGYSLSGYVMAVIRWFKKRHKAHKHDKAV, from the coding sequence ATGGACAACTCACAAAATACAGAAAATCCGATTCCTCCACGCAACTCCATCCGCAAAAACAGCATTTACCTGCTGCCCAATTCCTTTACCATCGCCGCACTGTTTTGCGCGTTCTTCGCCATTACCCAGTCCATGCACGGACGTTATGAAACGGCGGCGATTGCAGTTTTCCTTTCCATGCTGCTCGACGGCATGGACGGACGTGTTGCCCGTTTAACCAACAGCCAAAGCGCGTTCGGCGAACAGCTCGACAGCCTTGCCGATATGGTCAGCTTCGGTGTAGCGCCTGCCCTGATTGCCTATAAATGGCAACTTTGGCAGTTTGGCAAAATCGGTTATTCCGTCGCCTTTATCTACTGCGCTTGCGCCGCCCTGCGTTTGGCACTGTTCAACACGCTCATCGGCAAGGTCGATAAACGCTGGTTTATCGGCGTTCCAAGCCCGACCGCCGCTGCGTTGATTGTCGGCCTGATTTGGGTCAATCACAGCTTTGAACGCTTCCCCGGCGTGCATTGGTGGGCATTGGGCATTACCCTGTTTGCCGGTATTTCCATGATTGTGCAGATTCCGTTTTGGAGCTTCAAAGAAATCAATATCCGCCGCCAAGTGCCGTTCATGGGCATGGTGCTTGCCGTGTTGGTACTGCTGCTCATCAACTGGAAACCTTCACTCGTCCTCTTCTTGTTTTTCCTTGGTTACAGCCTGTCCGGTTATGTGATGGCAGTCATCCGTTGGTTTAAAAAACGCCATAAAGCACACAAACACGACAAGGCCGTCTGA
- a CDS encoding Trm112 family protein, whose amino-acid sequence MEKKFLDILVCPVTKGKLEYHQDKQELWSRQAKLAYPIRDGIPYMLKNEARPLSEEELKA is encoded by the coding sequence ATGGAAAAAAAATTCTTAGACATCCTCGTTTGTCCTGTAACCAAAGGCAAACTCGAATACCATCAAGACAAACAGGAATTGTGGAGCCGTCAGGCGAAGTTGGCTTATCCGATTCGTGACGGCATCCCTTATATGTTGAAAAACGAAGCGCGCCCGTTGAGCGAAGAGGAACTGAAAGCATGA
- a CDS encoding DUF2059 domain-containing protein, producing the protein MKLKTLLLPFAMLALCANAFAATPSDESLERWLDTQNFDRELEKNMIDGFNVGFKPYADKALAKVPEAKKEQIAKAIDRYRENVLRDLITPEVKQTIRNNLLKNAKLTYTQEEVNGMIAFNSSPVGQAVAVKTPLMLNQAMNELMTFGLALTEKVAQRHMPEFAKEMQGIMCGGKKTDASCN; encoded by the coding sequence ATGAAACTGAAAACCTTATTATTGCCCTTCGCCATGCTGGCCTTGTGTGCCAATGCGTTTGCCGCTACACCTAGCGATGAGTCGCTGGAGCGTTGGTTGGATACGCAGAATTTTGACCGGGAATTAGAAAAAAATATGATTGACGGTTTCAATGTTGGATTTAAACCGTATGCAGATAAAGCCCTTGCCAAAGTACCGGAAGCGAAAAAAGAGCAAATAGCAAAAGCTATTGACCGTTATCGCGAAAATGTTTTGAGAGATTTGATTACGCCCGAAGTGAAACAGACTATCCGCAATAATTTATTAAAGAACGCCAAATTAACATACACTCAAGAAGAAGTTAACGGCATGATTGCCTTTAATAGTTCACCTGTCGGGCAGGCTGTTGCTGTTAAGACTCCTCTTATGCTCAATCAAGCTATGAACGAACTAATGACTTTTGGATTGGCATTAACAGAGAAAGTTGCACAGCGTCATATGCCTGAATTTGCGAAAGAGATGCAAGGTATCATGTGCGGCGGCAAAAAAACTGATGCAAGCTGTAATTAA
- a CDS encoding sulfite exporter TauE/SafE family protein, with protein MNQEITFLTLFLLGFFGGTHCVGMCGGLSSAFALQLPPHLNRIGLIVLLNLGRISSYVVIGLLVGLVGQVGISLDDTRAVQNGLYIAANVLLLLLGLYLAGISTTATKIEGIGKPIWKRLNPLLNKLLPIKSVSACFGVGVLWGWLPCGLVYSASLYALGSGNALHGGLYMLAFALGTLPNLLAMGIFAAHLKTFLQKRMVRLCAGLLVAGWAIWRLAVFAMGQIR; from the coding sequence ATGAATCAAGAAATCACATTTCTTACGCTTTTTCTGCTCGGCTTTTTTGGCGGAACGCATTGCGTCGGCATGTGCGGCGGATTAAGCAGCGCATTCGCTTTGCAGCTGCCGCCACATTTAAACCGAATCGGGCTGATTGTATTGTTGAACTTGGGGCGCATCAGCAGCTATGTCGTCATTGGCCTTCTGGTCGGCTTGGTCGGGCAGGTCGGCATTTCCTTGGATGATACACGTGCGGTTCAAAACGGTTTGTATATTGCCGCCAATGTCTTGTTGCTTTTGCTCGGTCTGTATCTTGCCGGTATTTCGACTACCGCAACCAAAATCGAAGGCATCGGCAAACCGATATGGAAACGCCTGAATCCTTTGCTGAACAAATTGCTGCCGATTAAATCGGTATCTGCCTGTTTCGGCGTGGGCGTGCTTTGGGGCTGGCTGCCTTGCGGTTTGGTGTACAGCGCGTCTTTGTATGCTTTAGGCAGCGGCAATGCCTTGCACGGCGGACTGTATATGCTGGCATTTGCGTTGGGAACCTTGCCGAACCTGCTCGCGATGGGCATATTTGCAGCGCATTTGAAAACCTTTTTGCAAAAACGCATGGTTCGTTTGTGCGCCGGATTGTTGGTGGCAGGATGGGCAATATGGCGCTTGGCTGTATTTGCGATGGGGCAAATTAGGTAG
- a CDS encoding ABC transporter permease, whose product MFRTMKKKKSTSNPTWQAFKQHKRGWLALRILAVLFVVTLLAPLWSNDKPLWIRYQGEYFFPLVNEYNETTFGGDFDTPADYLDPLIRHNITSDGNFALYLPNPYDADTLNDFDTAPDPAKPSERHILGTDDRGRDLLARLVYGFRDSLLFALVLTVVTTVIGVVAGAVQGYFGGKTDLLMQRFIEVWGGMPELYLLIILSSFFNPGLLILLVLLSLFGWMGLSDYVRAEFLKNRQTDYVLAARAMGVGNREIMWRHILPNSLTPVLAFLPFRISGAVLALTSLDFLGLGVPASQASLGELLAQGKDNLDAWWIGLSAVATLTVMLLLLVMIGEGLRQAFDVRARS is encoded by the coding sequence ATGTTTCGAACCATGAAAAAGAAAAAATCTACTTCAAACCCTACTTGGCAAGCCTTTAAGCAGCATAAGCGCGGTTGGTTGGCTTTGCGGATTTTGGCCGTTTTGTTTGTCGTCACTTTGCTTGCGCCTTTGTGGAGCAACGACAAACCTTTGTGGATACGCTATCAGGGCGAGTATTTCTTCCCCTTGGTAAACGAATACAACGAAACCACATTTGGCGGCGATTTCGATACGCCGGCGGATTATCTGGATCCGCTTATCCGTCACAACATTACTTCAGACGGCAATTTTGCCCTTTACCTGCCCAATCCTTACGATGCCGATACCTTGAACGATTTTGATACGGCACCCGATCCGGCCAAACCGTCCGAACGGCATATCTTGGGAACGGACGACCGCGGCCGCGACCTGTTGGCGCGCTTGGTTTACGGTTTCCGCGATTCGCTGTTGTTTGCCTTGGTATTGACTGTGGTGACTACCGTAATCGGCGTGGTTGCAGGCGCGGTACAGGGTTATTTCGGCGGTAAAACCGACCTTTTGATGCAGCGTTTTATCGAGGTTTGGGGCGGTATGCCGGAGTTGTACCTCTTGATTATCCTGTCTTCGTTCTTTAATCCGGGGCTGTTGATTTTGCTGGTGTTGCTGTCGCTTTTCGGCTGGATGGGCTTATCTGACTATGTCCGCGCCGAGTTTTTGAAAAACCGTCAGACCGATTATGTTTTGGCGGCGCGCGCGATGGGCGTGGGCAACCGTGAAATCATGTGGCGCCATATCCTGCCCAACAGCTTGACGCCGGTATTGGCCTTTTTGCCTTTCCGTATTTCGGGTGCCGTACTTGCCCTGACCAGTTTGGACTTCTTGGGCTTGGGCGTACCTGCCTCACAGGCGAGCTTGGGCGAGTTGCTGGCGCAAGGCAAAGACAACTTGGACGCGTGGTGGATCGGTCTGTCTGCCGTTGCTACACTGACGGTGATGCTGCTTTTGCTGGTTATGATCGGCGAAGGTTTGCGTCAGGCATTTGACGTACGCGCACGCAGTTAA